The Bacteroidota bacterium genome includes a region encoding these proteins:
- the secDF gene encoding protein translocase subunit SecDF, which produces MQSKGLVQFFFGAMLLVCLYQLSFTWVANREGKKAENYAEQGIDPSLKGEERKIALSDKKSEYFSQNADKTVYNIGIAKYSYEDVKKRALNLGLDLQGGMSVVLEVSKYDLVKQLASNPKDTKFLAALDKARSQEAKGDGDLIELFGEYYLESNPNAQLITLFSNTANVDELPRTSTNSEVIGWLKTTADEGVESTYTKLKERIDRFGVSQPYVTLQKSTGRIMVELPGVDNPKRARELLQSTANLQFWLVWSYGEIGGSINQANNVLLSQEEGNDTDTAATIIPVVDDTSNVASNDTITDNNFLAANDTLNEEDTSAVNDEETGGPLVDILTLAQDAGSPIIGTVAEADTFQLMKYLKTEEVLAQFPPNIIFMLSSKPNETTKAYDLYAIKSDPDSDQPLLDGAVVKSASPDRDPMSGKIQISMSMKPDGARKWKDITTANVGQFIAITLDNRVYSAPRVNEPIPGGRSQISGDFTTEESIDLSNILEVGKLPVPSRIVQEDIVGPSLGAEAIRIGIISLLLGLILVIVFMVFYYSTAGMVADLALFANIFFIFGVLASIGATLTLPGIAGLVLTMGMAVDANVIIYERIREELAKGKSMVKAIADGYSGSYSAIIDSNLTTLIIALILVNFGTGPVKGFAVVLMIGIIASMFCSILITRLILDWMVKNGKPIKYFTNFTKGAFKNINYNFMGNRRKGYIFSISITVIGLIVMFTSGWNLGVDFKGGRSYTVRFEQPIDADKVRNELSDFDPGVQVKTFSSSDKLKITTGYMIDNPDPSTDSLVSQELFKQLSGLYTNVDFNTWDSNFKESQMKVEPTIADDIQRSALKAILLALGAIFIYIVIRFRKWQFGVGALLSLLHDAFMVLAMFSILKNIMPFSLELNETFIAAILTVIGYSINDTVVVFDRIREYLRESKSGTIPEIFNSAINQTLSRTMITSLTTLMSIVVLLIFGNENIQGFAFALFVGIAFGLIPQYS; this is translated from the coding sequence ATGCAATCAAAAGGTCTCGTTCAGTTCTTTTTTGGTGCGATGTTACTGGTGTGTTTATACCAGTTATCATTTACTTGGGTAGCAAACCGTGAAGGAAAAAAAGCTGAAAACTATGCAGAGCAAGGCATAGACCCATCTCTAAAAGGTGAAGAACGCAAAATCGCATTATCGGATAAGAAGAGTGAATACTTTTCTCAAAATGCCGATAAAACCGTTTACAATATTGGTATTGCAAAATACAGTTATGAAGATGTAAAAAAGAGAGCCCTGAATCTTGGACTTGACCTTCAAGGAGGTATGAGTGTGGTTTTGGAAGTATCTAAGTATGATCTTGTAAAACAATTGGCATCCAACCCTAAGGACACAAAGTTTTTAGCTGCGTTAGACAAAGCACGCAGTCAGGAAGCCAAAGGCGATGGTGACCTTATTGAATTGTTTGGTGAATATTACCTGGAATCCAATCCTAATGCCCAACTTATCACTTTATTCAGCAACACCGCAAATGTTGATGAATTACCAAGAACTTCCACTAACTCGGAAGTAATTGGCTGGTTAAAAACTACTGCCGACGAAGGTGTTGAATCTACCTATACAAAATTAAAAGAACGTATCGACAGATTTGGCGTTTCGCAACCTTACGTAACCTTGCAAAAAAGCACCGGTAGAATTATGGTGGAGTTGCCGGGCGTAGATAATCCTAAACGTGCAAGAGAACTTTTGCAATCAACTGCAAATCTTCAATTCTGGTTAGTTTGGTCTTATGGCGAGATCGGTGGTTCCATTAATCAAGCAAATAATGTATTACTTTCTCAGGAAGAAGGTAATGATACGGATACTGCTGCCACTATTATTCCTGTTGTTGATGACACATCAAATGTTGCCAGCAACGACACTATTACTGATAATAATTTTTTAGCTGCCAATGATACTTTAAATGAAGAGGATACTTCTGCAGTAAATGATGAAGAAACAGGTGGTCCTCTTGTAGACATACTAACACTTGCTCAGGATGCCGGATCCCCTATTATTGGAACGGTTGCCGAAGCGGATACTTTCCAATTGATGAAATATTTGAAGACGGAAGAAGTGTTGGCACAGTTTCCACCAAATATTATTTTCATGTTATCCTCTAAGCCAAATGAAACAACAAAGGCTTATGATCTTTATGCAATAAAATCTGACCCTGATAGTGATCAACCATTATTGGATGGTGCTGTAGTAAAAAGTGCGTCACCAGACAGAGACCCAATGAGTGGAAAGATTCAGATCAGTATGTCGATGAAACCCGATGGGGCAAGAAAATGGAAAGATATTACCACAGCAAATGTTGGTCAATTTATAGCAATTACCTTAGATAACAGAGTATATTCAGCTCCCCGTGTAAATGAACCAATCCCTGGCGGACGTTCACAAATTTCGGGTGATTTTACTACGGAAGAATCCATTGACCTTTCTAATATTTTGGAAGTAGGTAAATTACCGGTTCCATCCAGAATTGTTCAGGAAGATATTGTTGGACCATCACTTGGTGCTGAAGCTATTCGCATTGGTATCATTTCGTTGTTACTCGGTTTAATACTTGTAATCGTGTTCATGGTATTTTATTATTCCACCGCGGGTATGGTTGCCGATCTTGCTTTGTTTGCGAATATATTTTTCATTTTTGGAGTGCTCGCATCCATTGGTGCAACATTAACCTTACCTGGTATTGCGGGATTGGTTTTAACAATGGGTATGGCAGTGGATGCCAACGTAATCATTTATGAACGTATCAGGGAGGAATTAGCGAAAGGAAAAAGTATGGTCAAGGCAATTGCCGATGGTTACAGCGGTTCCTATTCCGCAATTATTGACTCCAATTTAACAACACTCATTATTGCATTAATACTTGTGAACTTCGGAACAGGTCCTGTTAAAGGATTTGCAGTTGTGTTGATGATTGGTATTATTGCTTCCATGTTCTGTTCTATTTTAATCACCCGTTTAATTTTAGACTGGATGGTTAAAAATGGTAAACCAATCAAATACTTCACAAACTTTACAAAAGGTGCCTTTAAAAATATCAATTACAATTTCATGGGCAATCGCCGCAAGGGATATATTTTCTCTATTTCGATCACCGTAATTGGTTTAATTGTAATGTTTACTTCCGGATGGAATTTAGGAGTTGATTTTAAAGGTGGAAGAAGTTATACTGTGCGATTTGAACAACCTATTGATGCAGATAAGGTAAGAAATGAATTGTCTGATTTCGATCCGGGTGTGCAGGTTAAAACATTCAGCAGCAGCGATAAATTAAAGATCACTACAGGTTATATGATCGATAATCCTGATCCGTCAACGGATAGTCTTGTAAGTCAGGAATTATTTAAACAATTATCCGGATTGTATACCAATGTAGATTTCAATACCTGGGATTCAAATTTTAAAGAAAGCCAGATGAAGGTAGAGCCTACAATAGCCGACGATATTCAGCGATCTGCTTTGAAGGCGATTTTACTTGCACTCGGCGCTATATTTATTTATATTGTAATTCGATTCCGCAAATGGCAATTCGGTGTAGGAGCATTACTTTCATTATTGCACGATGCATTTATGGTGCTTGCAATGTTTTCTATACTTAAAAATATAATGCCATTCTCGCTGGAATTAAATGAAACATTTATCGCCGCCATTCTAACAGTTATTGGATATTCCATTAACGATACCGTGGTGGTATTCGACAGGATTCGTGAATATTTAAGAGAAAGTAAATCCGGAACTATTCCCGAAATATTCAACTCCGCAATTAACCAAACCTTAAGCAGAACAATGATCACTTCCTTAACAACATTAATGTCAATTGTTGTTTTATTAATTTTCGGAAATGAAAATATTCAGGGTTTTGCATTCGCATTATTTGTCGGTATTGCATTCGGTCTTATTCCTCAGTATTCGTAG
- a CDS encoding response regulator — translation MRKRANQLEETVTLRTTELEQQKVKAVESAERAERSEKAKEEFLANMSHEIRTPMNAILGMTRLLLDKDPLATQLKYLNAIKQSSDNLLYIINDILDLSKIQAGKMELEQITFNIRSQLFNFKEIMKFKSEEKNIGFDITIADDVPEYIIGDPVRLNQILINLTGNAIKFTDEGHVFLKCKLISSQNNIATIAFAIEDTGVGIPADKLDSIFENFSQADKATTRKFGGTGLGLSISKNLTALYNGEINVSSEPGKGSVFTVTIPFEIADASQMEKEEELTIISGTELNNFRILLVEDNMFNQMVAIDSIESMFKDAKVEVAENGQIALDKLNADHYDIILMDVQMPVMDGYEAAKTIRKLSNIPKSKTPIVAMTASVIKSEVDKCYESGMDDFISKPFEPEDLRQKILKYATTKNTLN, via the coding sequence TTGCGCAAAAGAGCAAATCAATTGGAAGAAACAGTTACTCTTCGCACCACGGAACTCGAACAACAAAAAGTAAAAGCAGTGGAATCAGCAGAAAGAGCTGAACGTTCTGAGAAAGCGAAAGAAGAATTCCTTGCGAATATGAGTCATGAAATTCGAACTCCCATGAATGCAATTTTAGGTATGACGCGTTTGTTGTTGGATAAAGATCCCTTGGCAACTCAATTAAAATATCTGAATGCAATTAAACAGTCCTCCGATAATTTATTATATATAATCAATGATATCCTCGATCTTTCAAAAATTCAGGCCGGAAAAATGGAACTGGAACAAATTACATTTAATATCAGAAGTCAGTTATTTAATTTTAAGGAGATCATGAAATTTAAATCGGAGGAAAAAAATATAGGTTTTGATATTACTATTGCTGATGATGTTCCGGAATATATAATAGGTGATCCGGTGCGTTTAAATCAGATATTAATTAATTTAACAGGTAATGCAATTAAATTTACGGATGAAGGACATGTATTTTTAAAATGCAAATTAATTTCCTCTCAAAATAATATTGCAACAATCGCCTTTGCCATTGAAGATACCGGAGTTGGAATTCCTGCAGATAAACTGGATAGTATTTTTGAAAATTTTTCACAGGCTGATAAAGCTACTACACGCAAATTTGGCGGTACAGGTTTGGGATTGAGTATCAGTAAAAATCTCACCGCACTTTACAATGGTGAAATTAATGTAAGCAGCGAACCGGGTAAGGGATCGGTTTTTACAGTTACCATTCCTTTCGAAATTGCTGATGCATCACAAATGGAAAAGGAAGAAGAATTAACTATTATTTCCGGAACAGAATTAAATAATTTTAGAATTTTGTTGGTGGAGGATAATATGTTCAACCAAATGGTGGCTATCGACAGCATAGAAAGTATGTTTAAGGATGCAAAGGTGGAGGTTGCTGAAAATGGACAAATAGCACTCGACAAACTCAACGCCGATCATTATGATATCATTCTAATGGATGTTCAGATGCCGGTTATGGATGGATATGAAGCGGCAAAAACTATTCGCAAACTTTCCAATATTCCTAAAAGCAAAACACCTATAGTGGCAATGACTGCCAGCGTAATTAAAAGCGAGGTGGATAAATGTTACGAAAGTGGAATGGATGATTTTATTTCCAAACCATTCGAACCGGAAGACCTCCGACAAAAGATATTAAAATATGCAACAACTAAAAATACCCTTAATTAA
- a CDS encoding asparaginase, which translates to MPIKIFVTGGTFDKEYDEIKGQLYFNETHLPEILRLGRCTLEIDIQTLMMIDSLHMSPQDRECVVNECKGCENKQIIITHGTDTIVETAQMIAEAEIPKTIILTGAMIPYKFGSSDGLFNMGCALAFVQTLANGVYITMNGRYFVWNNVRKNREEGFFEEIS; encoded by the coding sequence ATGCCAATAAAAATATTTGTTACAGGCGGCACCTTCGACAAAGAGTACGATGAAATAAAAGGTCAGCTGTATTTTAATGAAACACATTTACCTGAAATTCTTAGGTTGGGAAGATGTACATTAGAGATCGATATACAAACATTAATGATGATCGATAGTTTACATATGTCGCCCCAGGATAGAGAATGTGTTGTAAATGAATGTAAGGGTTGCGAAAATAAACAGATCATCATCACCCACGGAACCGATACCATTGTGGAAACTGCGCAGATGATCGCAGAAGCAGAAATTCCAAAAACAATTATACTCACCGGTGCAATGATACCCTACAAATTTGGCAGCTCCGACGGATTATTTAATATGGGTTGCGCACTCGCATTTGTGCAGACCTTAGCCAACGGCGTTTATATAACCATGAACGGCCGTTATTTTGTTTGGAACAACGTTCGCAAAAATCGCGAAGAAGGGTTTTTTGAGGAGATTAGTTAA
- a CDS encoding PD40 domain-containing protein produces MTRRIPVVPPVTDPRNPNVDQEDFYISYFRDGAWTPAENMGAPINNKLNQGAQNISADGRYLFYTSCDDDENGYGSCDLYYSIKIGNVWSNPENCGTIINSGDWESQPSVSADGRNLFFSSARSGTVGSYDLWMASIGDDGYWEEPVNLGKTINTPYSEQCPFIHPDGHKHYIFPVKVIRVWVALIYFIPNAMKMVIGQNPLILVIQ; encoded by the coding sequence ATGACGAGAAGAATTCCCGTAGTTCCTCCCGTTACCGACCCTCGAAATCCCAATGTAGACCAGGAAGATTTTTATATCTCTTATTTTAGGGATGGAGCATGGACACCTGCCGAAAACATGGGAGCTCCTATCAATAACAAATTAAATCAAGGGGCTCAGAATATTTCTGCAGATGGACGTTATCTGTTTTATACTTCCTGCGATGATGATGAAAATGGATATGGAAGTTGTGACCTTTATTATTCCATTAAAATTGGAAATGTATGGTCAAATCCGGAAAACTGTGGCACCATTATTAATTCCGGCGATTGGGAATCACAACCCTCCGTTTCTGCTGATGGACGCAATTTATTTTTTAGCAGTGCCCGTTCCGGAACCGTTGGAAGTTATGACCTCTGGATGGCAAGCATTGGCGACGACGGATATTGGGAAGAACCGGTAAATCTTGGTAAAACTATAAATACACCTTATTCCGAACAATGCCCATTCATTCATCCCGATGGGCATAAACATTATATTTTTCCAGTGAAGGTCATCCGGGTATGGGTGGCTCTGATATATTTTATTCCAAACGCGATGAAAATGGTGATTGGTCAAAACCCGTTAATCTTGGTTATCCAATAA
- a CDS encoding PD40 domain-containing protein has protein sequence MGGSDIFYSKRDENGDWSKPVNLGYPINTKNREISLSVSANGTTAYFSSDRGKKLGELDIYSFELPADVQADPVTWVKAIVTDKTTRLPLKANVQLVDLQTGTMIATSISDPKSGEFLIVLPIGKEYSLFVQREGYLFHSENFSLLTAIPNKPYIINVELQPINAGEILTLKNIFFETASAGLLSVSQTELNKVVEMMSKKSYNEDQGKWTYR, from the coding sequence ATGGGTGGCTCTGATATATTTTATTCCAAACGCGATGAAAATGGTGATTGGTCAAAACCCGTTAATCTTGGTTATCCAATAAATACTAAGAACAGAGAGATCAGTTTATCTGTTTCGGCAAATGGAACAACTGCTTATTTTTCCAGCGACAGAGGAAAAAAATTAGGCGAACTCGACATTTATTCCTTTGAATTACCCGCCGATGTTCAGGCCGATCCTGTAACCTGGGTGAAGGCAATTGTTACGGATAAAACTACAAGGCTCCCATTAAAAGCAAATGTTCAATTAGTAGATCTGCAGACAGGAACCATGATAGCAACCTCCATTTCTGACCCAAAGTCAGGCGAATTTCTTATAGTGCTCCCTATCGGTAAAGAATACAGTTTATTTGTGCAAAGAGAAGGTTATTTATTTCATTCGGAGAACTTTAGTTTATTAACTGCCATTCCAAATAAGCCCTATATCATTAATGTGGAATTACAACCAATAAATGCCGGAGAAATTCTCACTCTTAAAAATATTTTCTTTGAAACTGCGTCTGCAGGATTATTATCTGTTTCACAAACGGAATTAAATAAAGTTGTGGAAATGATGTCAAAAAAATCCTACAATGAAGATCAGGGTAAATGGACATACCGATAA
- a CDS encoding OmpA family protein has product MKIRVNGHTDNIGMESDNLKLSLDRSLSVKNYLIEHGISADRSQTKVLAKQNQ; this is encoded by the coding sequence ATGAAGATCAGGGTAAATGGACATACCGATAATATTGGGATGGAATCTGATAATTTAAAATTATCGCTCGACAGGTCGTTAAGCGTGAAGAATTACCTAATTGAACATGGCATAAGTGCAGATCGATCACAAACAAAGGTTTTGGCGAAACAAAACCAATAG
- a CDS encoding Hpt domain-containing protein: protein MENYKRINLAFLENFTKNDTGKMIRYINMFLQLAPASIQTMKEQHANQDWNNLKTTAHSLKPQLAYMGIDSLKENIVRIEEYAGESKNPQHIEMLIAVVEEGCNEAFAELQDVVQKIS, encoded by the coding sequence ATGGAAAATTATAAGCGGATCAATTTAGCATTTTTGGAGAATTTTACAAAAAATGATACCGGTAAAATGATACGGTATATCAATATGTTTTTGCAGCTTGCCCCGGCAAGTATTCAAACTATGAAGGAGCAACATGCAAATCAGGATTGGAATAATCTTAAAACAACGGCCCATTCTCTTAAACCGCAACTTGCCTATATGGGTATAGATTCACTGAAAGAAAACATAGTGCGCATTGAAGAATATGCCGGTGAATCGAAAAATCCTCAGCACATCGAAATGCTGATAGCTGTTGTGGAAGAAGGCTGTAATGAAGCCTTTGCCGAGTTACAGGATGTTGTTCAAAAAATATCTTAA
- a CDS encoding PKD domain-containing protein: MGKDEPFGTNSGPFQSNPELDETGDFGDDAYITGNSEFGGAGEDDVDEGTAILTSPVMDLSSYLNPKLTYSRWFFNGGGAGSPNDTLRIFINNGVSDVLVDAINGTSTEMSEWVPVEISMADYIAITSTMTVRFRTADQAATGHLVEAGVDLFFVNDDVTSAPTAAFSSNVTSGCAPLTVIFDDNSVGASSWSWTFDGGTPSTSTEQNPTVLYSTPGTYAVTLVATNMLGSDESTVASYVTAELCNAIEDENISKLITAFPNPFMNSVTINVEGISGADMLTVTDITGRIMETLEVSGDHITHNFGKNLPAGVYHVNLLKQQNIIGSLELIKAE, encoded by the coding sequence TTGGGAAAAGATGAGCCATTTGGCACAAATTCCGGTCCCTTCCAATCAAATCCTGAATTAGATGAAACAGGCGACTTTGGTGATGATGCATATATAACCGGTAATTCCGAATTTGGCGGAGCAGGGGAAGATGATGTGGATGAAGGAACTGCTATTTTAACTTCACCGGTTATGGATCTGAGTTCATATCTCAATCCTAAACTTACATACTCACGTTGGTTTTTTAACGGAGGTGGTGCAGGATCTCCTAACGATACTTTAAGAATTTTCATTAATAACGGTGTTAGTGATGTATTGGTTGATGCAATAAATGGAACTTCAACCGAAATGAGCGAATGGGTGCCTGTTGAAATTTCGATGGCGGATTATATTGCTATCACTTCAACAATGACGGTTCGTTTCAGAACTGCTGATCAAGCAGCAACCGGCCATCTAGTTGAAGCTGGGGTTGATTTATTTTTTGTTAATGATGATGTAACATCAGCGCCAACTGCAGCATTTAGTTCAAATGTTACCTCTGGTTGTGCTCCTCTTACAGTGATTTTTGATGATAATTCAGTAGGCGCAAGCTCATGGTCATGGACTTTCGACGGAGGAACTCCTTCCACTTCAACAGAGCAAAACCCAACAGTTTTGTATTCTACTCCCGGAACTTATGCTGTAACCCTTGTTGCAACAAATATGTTAGGCTCCGATGAATCGACCGTTGCAAGTTATGTAACCGCTGAATTATGTAATGCAATTGAGGATGAAAATATCAGTAAACTTATAACAGCTTTCCCCAACCCTTTTATGAATTCTGTAACAATTAATGTTGAAGGAATTTCCGGGGCTGATATGCTTACTGTAACAGATATCACAGGAAGAATCATGGAAACTTTAGAGGTTAGTGGTGATCATATAACACATAATTTCGGTAAAAATTTACCGGCGGGAGTATATCATGTTAATCTTTTAAAACAGCAAAATATTATCGGTTCCCTGGAACTTATCAAGGCAGAATAA
- a CDS encoding response regulator, with translation MKKEVVFIVDDEPMHAQMMEDHLRTKYPTFDIYKYSTGEECNDNMDKNPSIVILDYHLDAVNKSARNGIQTLEHIKRKYDDVDVIMISGQDKIDVAVECMRSGAYDYIVKNETSFMRTENALERLFKHRHVVTSLAKYKALNKILIWGLVIIVATAAVLYLTGVID, from the coding sequence ATGAAAAAAGAAGTTGTTTTTATTGTTGATGATGAACCTATGCATGCTCAAATGATGGAGGATCATCTCAGAACCAAATACCCAACATTTGATATTTACAAATACAGTACAGGGGAAGAATGTAACGATAATATGGATAAAAATCCATCCATCGTAATTTTAGATTACCACCTTGATGCGGTAAATAAAAGCGCAAGAAACGGAATTCAAACACTCGAACATATTAAAAGAAAATATGACGATGTAGATGTGATCATGATATCAGGTCAGGATAAAATTGATGTTGCTGTGGAATGTATGCGTTCCGGAGCTTATGATTATATCGTTAAAAATGAAACCAGTTTCATGCGCACCGAAAATGCATTAGAACGTTTATTCAAACACCGTCACGTAGTAACAAGTCTTGCAAAATATAAAGCATTAAATAAAATTCTCATTTGGGGATTAGTAATTATAGTTGCCACTGCAGCGGTGTTGTACCTAACAGGTGTGATTGATTAA
- a CDS encoding cupin-like domain-containing protein, giving the protein MKFSDYLDLIEREPTDLRLFLFPIFKYKPELLKDFSYPSITKGYIKLPFMFFGPKNSVTRMHQDIDMSNVFLTQFEGKKRVILFAPDQSDLLYKLPFNVHSTVDIEKPDFETYPGLKYVKGMTGILEYGDTLFMPSGYWHHIEYAEGGYGLSVRTRASSFPILLRGAYNLIIQRRLDDIMRKLFGQKWFNLKKALLVNALIGQLKKLKGGKKTEGGNWADVRRESAIVNRESVAGCGG; this is encoded by the coding sequence ATGAAATTCAGCGATTATCTCGATTTAATTGAAAGAGAACCGACAGATCTGCGATTATTTTTATTTCCAATATTTAAATATAAGCCGGAATTACTGAAAGATTTCAGTTATCCTTCCATCACAAAGGGATATATAAAACTTCCCTTTATGTTTTTTGGTCCGAAGAATTCGGTTACACGTATGCATCAGGATATTGATATGAGTAATGTTTTTCTAACTCAGTTTGAAGGTAAAAAACGCGTTATATTATTCGCACCCGATCAATCCGATCTTTTATATAAACTTCCATTTAATGTTCATTCCACTGTAGATATTGAAAAACCCGATTTTGAAACATATCCCGGATTAAAATATGTAAAGGGAATGACCGGGATTCTGGAATATGGCGATACACTATTCATGCCTTCGGGTTATTGGCACCACATTGAATATGCTGAGGGCGGATATGGATTAAGTGTAAGAACAAGAGCATCTTCATTTCCAATTTTATTGAGAGGTGCTTATAACCTAATTATTCAACGCAGATTAGACGATATTATGCGCAAACTATTCGGTCAAAAATGGTTCAACCTTAAAAAAGCATTGCTCGTAAACGCGCTGATCGGGCAATTAAAGAAATTGAAAGGAGGGAAGAAAACCGAGGGTGGCAATTGGGCGGACGTGAGGCGTGAATCGGCAATCGTGAATCGTGAATCCGTTGCAGGTTGCGGAGGATGA
- a CDS encoding response regulator — protein MQQLKIPLINTQLIVEPPSWQTWWIYSISVIGIAAFIYYIIRKRIRDAAVDQRLLRERVREKTKELEAQKERAEYSERVKEQFLANMSHEIRTPMNAILGVTRLLLEKDPRSDQLKYLNAIKHASDNLLVIINDILDLSKIEAGKINFERIPFDLRNEILSVIDTIKVNADEKHLALNYVVEESIPNTISGDPYRLSQILLNLVGNAIKFTEKGGVTIRVTRVSEQSNNIELMFSVEDTGIGIAKDKLDYIFDMFTQETSSTTRKFGGSGLGLAICKKLVELQGGTIHVESEPGKGSVFSFKIKYQIEKNIPVSEIETKEEPTIKNNLKGLRILLAEDNEFNQMVAVDTLESAIENVRVDIAKTGKEAVDMLNTNAYDIVLMDIQMPEMDGHEATKLIRSSHDNKINAIPIIAMTASVIKAEVDKCFESGMNEFVGKPFSVDELLEKISKMINQK, from the coding sequence ATGCAACAACTAAAAATACCCTTAATTAATACGCAGCTTATTGTAGAACCTCCATCATGGCAAACATGGTGGATATACAGTATTTCTGTGATCGGAATTGCAGCATTTATTTATTATATCATTCGCAAAAGAATTCGCGATGCAGCCGTTGATCAGCGTTTGTTAAGAGAACGTGTTCGGGAGAAAACAAAAGAATTGGAAGCACAAAAAGAACGTGCGGAATATTCGGAAAGGGTGAAGGAACAATTTCTTGCAAACATGAGCCACGAGATCAGAACACCAATGAACGCAATATTGGGAGTTACCAGATTATTATTGGAAAAAGATCCGCGCAGCGATCAATTAAAATATTTGAATGCAATTAAACATGCTTCCGATAATTTATTGGTGATCATAAACGACATACTTGATCTTTCGAAAATAGAAGCCGGTAAAATAAATTTTGAACGCATCCCTTTCGATCTACGCAACGAAATTTTATCAGTAATAGATACCATAAAAGTAAATGCGGATGAAAAACATTTAGCACTAAATTATGTCGTTGAAGAATCTATTCCAAATACCATTTCGGGCGATCCATACAGGTTAAGTCAGATACTATTGAATTTGGTGGGTAATGCAATTAAATTTACCGAAAAAGGAGGTGTTACAATTCGGGTTACCAGGGTAAGTGAACAATCCAATAATATTGAATTAATGTTTAGTGTGGAAGATACAGGTATAGGTATTGCCAAAGACAAACTGGATTATATTTTCGATATGTTTACCCAGGAAACCAGCAGCACAACACGTAAATTTGGCGGTTCGGGATTAGGACTTGCTATTTGTAAAAAATTGGTGGAATTGCAGGGCGGAACAATTCATGTGGAAAGTGAACCGGGAAAAGGTTCTGTATTCAGTTTTAAAATTAAATATCAGATAGAAAAAAATATTCCTGTATCGGAAATAGAAACTAAAGAAGAACCAACAATTAAAAATAATTTAAAAGGTTTGCGGATCTTATTGGCAGAGGATAATGAATTTAATCAGATGGTTGCTGTGGATACTTTGGAAAGTGCTATTGAAAACGTAAGGGTTGATATTGCAAAAACTGGTAAAGAAGCAGTGGACATGTTGAACACAAATGCATATGACATTGTTTTAATGGATATTCAGATGCCCGAAATGGATGGACATGAGGCAACTAAACTTATCAGAAGCAGTCACGATAATAAAATAAATGCAATTCCCATTATTGCCATGACTGCCAGTGTGATAAAAGCAGAAGTGGATAAATGTTTTGAAAGCGGGATGAATGAATTTGTTGGGAAACCATTTTCCGTAGATGAATTATTGGAAAAAATTTCGAAAATGATCAATCAAAAATAA